The Tardibacter chloracetimidivorans region GAGGACACCGGATCGTCCGCCCAGATCACCGCCGTTCCGTCGCTGTCGACCACTTCGCTGAACAGCCGCAGCTTGGCGGCGAGATAGGCCTCCATCGTCTCGTGATAGTCAAGATGGTCGCGCGACAGATTGGTGAAGGCGGCCGCCAGCACCGGCAGCCCTTCGATCCGATATTGCGCCAGGCCATGGCTCGACGCTTCGAACGCGGCATGGCTTATGCCTTCGCGGCGGAGCCCCGCCATGTTCATCAGGAAAGTCGCGACGTCGGGCGTGGTGAGGCCGGTCGAAACCTGATCGTCGGCGGTCGTCACGCCCAGCGTGCCGATCGAGGCCGCCCTGTGCCCAGCCAGCCGCCACAGCTGTCGCGCCAGCTCGACGGTGGACGTCTTGCCGTTGGTGCCCGTGACGGCCGCCACCGTCGTTGGAAATGGCGCATAATAGCGCGCGGCCAGCCGTGCAAAGGCGCGGCGCGGTTCAGGATCGGCGACATGGGCCGCGCCTGTCACTCGCGCCTCCGGCCGGGCGACCACCGCGACAGCCCCCGCCCTTACGGCGTCGGGGATGAAATCCTCGCCATTGGCGCGCGTGCCCCGAAAGGCCCCGAAGATGTTGCCGGGCGCGATCTTGCGATGGTCGATCGCAAAGCCGGTGACCTCAGGCCCCGACTCTCCGCCGATCAGTTCGCCAAGCCGCACCTCTCAATCGCCCTTCTTCTCTTGCTGCACATATTGGGTGAGCGGATGCCAGTCGGCGTCCTTCCGCTCATTGGGGACCACGCCCAGTATCGGGCCGATCCGGCTCACCACCTTCGACACCACCGGGGCCGTGTTCCAGCCCGCCGTCGCGAAACCATAGGTATCCTTGGTTCCCTTCGGCTCGTCCAGCATGGCGACCACCACATAGCGCGGATTGTCCATCGGGAAAGCGCCCGCGAAGGTCGTCACCAGCGCATTGCGGGCATAGCCGCCAGCCCGTGCCTTTTCCGCGGTGCCCGTCTTGCCGCCCACGCGATAGCCCGGCGCATCCGCCTTCCTGCCGGTGCCGTCAAGCACCACCAGCCGCATGAGCGAGCGCATCTGCCTGCTGGTAGCTTCCGAAAACACCCGCCTGCCTTCCGGAACCCTTGCCGGGTCGCGCTTTTCCAGCGTCGCCGGGCGCCAGACGCCGCCGTTGACGATCGCCGCATAGGCGGTCGCAAGATGAAGCGGGGTGACCGCCATGCCGTGTCCGAAGCCGACGGTTAGCACCGCCGCCCTGCCCCAGGGATCGGGCGTCAGGGTGCGGCCGCGCTCCTTCAGTTCGATGTCGACCGGCGCCATGAACCCCAGCTTTCGCAGATAGGCGCGCTGCCGCTCCATGCCGATCTCGTCGGCGATCCGCGCGGTGCCGATGTTGCTGGAATGGATGAATATCTCGGGGATCGACAACCAGCGGTTCAGCGGATGGTCGTCGTTGATCCGGAACCGCCCGATCTTGAGCGGCGCGGTCGCGTCATAGCGCTGGCCCATTGAACGGATGACGCCCAGATCCATGCCCATGGCGAGCGTGATGGTCTTGAAGGTGGAACCAAGCTCATAGACGCCAAGCGTCGCGCGGTTGAACATCTCCTCCGGAGACGCCCCGGCGGGATCGTTCGGGTTGAAGCTGGGCAGCGACGTCATGGCGATGACTTCGCCTGTGTGCACGTCCAGCACGATGCCCGCCGCACCGATGGCGTTGAACTTGGCCATTGCCGCGCCAAGTTCTCCCTCGACCGCCTGCTGGACGCGGCTGTCGATCGACAGGACCAGCGGCGTGTCGCGCATGTCCTCGCGCACCAGCCGGTCGTCTTCGGCGCGTTCCATGCCCGCGCGTCCACGCCCGTCGATATCGGTGAAGCCGAGCACATGGGCGGCAAGCGACGTCTGCGGATAGAGCCGCTCGGTCTCGCGCTCCAGCGTGATCGCGGGCTCGCCCAAAGCGTTGATCGCATGCGCGGTCTCCGGCAGCACGCGACGTTTCAGAAATGCAAAGCTACGGTCACTTTTCAGGGTCTTGTAGATGACGTCCTCGTCCGTGCCGGGCAGCAGCTGCGCGAGTTCGCGCGCGCGCTGGCGGGGATCGCCAATCAACTGGCGCGGGCGAACGGAGACTGCATAGGCCTCGAACGTGCGGGCGAGATAGACGCCGTTCCTGTCGACGATGTCGGCGCGCGGCGGCACCAGCGCCGCGAATGGATCGGCCGGAGCGCTGCTGGAGCGGTTCTGCAGAACGGACAGGTCGAACAGCCGCAGCGCGATCACCGCAAGCACGCCCAGAAACAGCAGCAGGACAACCATCAGCCGCTGACGCGCGAGAGCCAGCGCCGCCTGGCGCTGGCCCGCTAGTCTGATCCGTGCTTCGCGCGCGGCGGCGGCGTTCACCGCACCCGCGCCTGGGTGAGGCCGCTCGCCTCAAGCGCCGCGACGTCGCGGATTTCGGTGAGTACCGAGGCGCTGAGCACCGACGCCGCGGCAGGGCGATCCGGCCTGGCGCGATAGGACGCTGTCCGCAGCAGCGGCTGGCCGCCGCTCTCGCCTTCACGCTCGGCCGTGA contains the following coding sequences:
- a CDS encoding peptidoglycan D,D-transpeptidase FtsI family protein, producing the protein MNAAAAREARIRLAGQRQAALALARQRLMVVLLLFLGVLAVIALRLFDLSVLQNRSSSAPADPFAALVPPRADIVDRNGVYLARTFEAYAVSVRPRQLIGDPRQRARELAQLLPGTDEDVIYKTLKSDRSFAFLKRRVLPETAHAINALGEPAITLERETERLYPQTSLAAHVLGFTDIDGRGRAGMERAEDDRLVREDMRDTPLVLSIDSRVQQAVEGELGAAMAKFNAIGAAGIVLDVHTGEVIAMTSLPSFNPNDPAGASPEEMFNRATLGVYELGSTFKTITLAMGMDLGVIRSMGQRYDATAPLKIGRFRINDDHPLNRWLSIPEIFIHSSNIGTARIADEIGMERQRAYLRKLGFMAPVDIELKERGRTLTPDPWGRAAVLTVGFGHGMAVTPLHLATAYAAIVNGGVWRPATLEKRDPARVPEGRRVFSEATSRQMRSLMRLVVLDGTGRKADAPGYRVGGKTGTAEKARAGGYARNALVTTFAGAFPMDNPRYVVVAMLDEPKGTKDTYGFATAGWNTAPVVSKVVSRIGPILGVVPNERKDADWHPLTQYVQQEKKGD